One genomic segment of Helicoverpa zea isolate HzStark_Cry1AcR chromosome 22, ilHelZeax1.1, whole genome shotgun sequence includes these proteins:
- the LOC124641146 gene encoding myrosinase 1-like produces the protein MDWQRAVVLSTLLAVSWCAEDLTFPPGFKFGAATAAFQVEGAWNVSDKGESKWDRFCHEFPHKIQDRSNGDVACDSYHQWKRDIEMAEELGLHFYRFSVSWTRLLPSGFANHISEDGTRYYNNLIDGLLEKGIEPFVTLYHWDLPQSLQDLGGWTNPLVADWFADYARIVFTLFGDRVKWWITINEPIVICDVVYNSGIMAPPIISPETGAYLCNKNVMMAHARAYRIYDEEFRPKYQGKVSVANHHIWFDPLTPADAELAELARQNAVGRYAHPIYSKTGGWPVSIEKALEEVSLKRGYSKSSLPAFTQEEIEFVRGTYDFYAMNHYTSRLIRKAREGETFNFWPFADCIDLGAKVQKQEDWDVTSTFWFFIHPEGIRRQLAWLKQQYGDVEFIITENGFPTDEGIHDPIRIKYYKAYLKQVLLAIKEDGVNLTGYTAWSLMDNFEWSDGYATKFGLYQVDYNDPHRTRTPRDSARFYKNLIKTYILDNGATQDEL, from the exons CACTTTGCTGGCGGTGTCATGGTGTGCTGAGGACCTGACCTTCCCACCAGGGTTCAAGTTTGGAGCTGCTACAGCCGCTTTTCAGGTCGAAGGTGCCTGGAATGTTAGTG ACAAAGGTGAGAGCAAATGGGACAGGTTTTGCCATGAGTTTCCTCATAAGATTCAGGATCGCAGCAATGGAGACGTCGCCTGCGACTCTTATCATCAGTGGAAGAGAGACATTGAAATGGCTGAGGAGTTAGGTCTGCACTTCTACAG GTTCTCTGTATCATGGACTCGTCTGCTCCCGTCGGGTTTCGCTAACCACATCAGTGAGGATGGCACGAGGTACTACAACAACCTGATCGACGGTCTACTGGAGAAGGGCATTGAACCCTTCGTGACGTTGTACCATTGGGACTTGCCGCAAAGTCTACAGGATCTTG GTGGCTGGACAAACCCTCTCGTAGCAGACTGGTTCGCAGACTACGCAAGAATAGTGTTCACTCTCTTCGGCGACCGAGTGAAGTGGTGGATCACCATTAACGAGCCCATCGTCATATGTGATGTGGTGTACAATTCTGGTATAATGGCGCCACCCATCATCAGCCCGGAGACTGGGGCTTACTTGTGCAATAAGAATGTTATGATGGCTCATGCTAGGGCTTATAGGATTTACGATGAAGAGTTTAGACCGAAGTATCAGG GTAAAGTGTCAGTAGCTAACCACCACATTTGGTTCGACCCTCTAACACCAGCTGATGCAGAACTTGCAGAATTGGCTAGACAAAACGCT GTCGGCAGATATGCTCATCCTATCTACTCCAAGACAGGTGGCTGGCCAGTATCCATAGAGAAGGCTCTTGAAGAGGTCAGCTTAAAGAGAGGGTACTCCAAGTCTTCGCTACCAGCATTCACTCAAGAGGAGATTGAGTTTGTCAGAG GAACTTACGATTTCTACGCAATGAACCACTACACGAGCCGTTTGATCCGCAAGGCGAGGGAGGGCGAGACTTTCAACTTCTGGCCGTTTGCCGACTGCATAGACCTCGGTGCGAAGGTTCAGAAGCAGGAGGATTGGGATGTTACTTCTACTTTCTGGTTCTTT ATTCACCCTGAAGGTATTCGCAGACAGCTAGCCTGGTTGAAGCAGCAGTATGGAGATGTAGAGTTCATCATCACGGAGAACGGTTTCCCAACAGACGAGGGGATCCATGACCCGATCAGGATCAAGTACTACAAGGCTTATTTGAAACAG gTTTTGTTGGCGATTAAAGAAGATGGCGTAAACTTGACCGGATATACGGCTTGGTCCCTGATGGATAACTTCGAATGGAGTGACGGATATGC CACAAAATTCGGCTTATATCAGGTAGACTACAATGACCCACATCGCACGCGCACCCCGCGCGACTCGGCGCGGTTTTATAAGAACTTGATCAAGACCTACATTTTAGATAACGGTGCTACACAGGACGAGCTTTAA